Proteins encoded by one window of Halobaculum halobium:
- a CDS encoding GNAT family N-acetyltransferase, protein MPVDPSDTDARDRGRPASDEREPNHAGGVTVEPGTMDDVETVADLWVRLADGQRSHGTHLAAAENRPAAADAAARAVVTGGLVVARASAPDPDESGADAGLPDEGSRGVVGFVTFGIESGRYDLDVTRGAVYNLFVREGYRDGGVGAELLAAAESALADEGVDVVALEAMAANRDARRFYERHGYDAHRIELEKPVDGDGSDSD, encoded by the coding sequence ATGCCGGTCGATCCGTCGGACACCGACGCGCGTGATCGCGGGAGGCCCGCCAGCGACGAACGCGAGCCGAACCATGCCGGCGGCGTCACGGTCGAACCGGGCACGATGGACGACGTCGAGACCGTTGCCGACCTCTGGGTTCGTCTCGCGGACGGACAGCGATCCCACGGGACCCACCTCGCCGCCGCCGAGAACCGGCCGGCTGCCGCCGACGCGGCCGCGCGCGCGGTCGTCACCGGCGGCCTCGTCGTCGCTCGGGCGTCGGCCCCGGATCCGGACGAGAGCGGTGCGGACGCCGGCCTCCCGGACGAAGGGTCGAGGGGAGTCGTGGGGTTCGTCACGTTCGGGATCGAGTCGGGCCGCTACGACCTAGACGTGACCCGCGGGGCAGTGTACAACCTGTTCGTTCGCGAGGGGTATCGCGACGGCGGCGTCGGAGCAGAATTACTCGCGGCCGCCGAGTCGGCGCTCGCGGACGAGGGCGTCGACGTGGTCGCGCTCGAGGCGATGGCTGCGAACCGAGACGCGAGGCGATTCTATGAGCGGCACGGCTACGACGCCCACCGCATCGAACTAGAGAAGCCGGTGGACGGCGACGGAAGCGATAGCGATT